The Rhodopseudomonas palustris genome window below encodes:
- a CDS encoding PaaI family thioesterase produces MTTEPDQTPIPAPDGIPDGFVRHSRSSPLTAPWEPLYAKTTADAVMLGLRIRECHTNSRGLAHGGLITALADNAMGYSCGLKLGGGARLLTSSLAIDFIGPAKIGQWLQIEPEVIKVGAKLCVAQCFVTADGTRCARANGTFSVVKAKE; encoded by the coding sequence ATGACGACCGAGCCGGATCAGACCCCCATCCCCGCGCCTGACGGCATTCCTGACGGCTTCGTGCGCCACAGCCGTTCGAGCCCGCTCACCGCGCCGTGGGAGCCGCTTTACGCCAAGACCACGGCGGATGCGGTGATGCTCGGCCTGCGGATTCGCGAGTGCCACACCAATTCGCGCGGCCTCGCCCATGGCGGGCTGATCACAGCACTGGCCGACAACGCGATGGGCTACAGCTGCGGCCTCAAACTCGGCGGCGGCGCGCGGCTGTTGACGTCGTCGCTGGCCATCGACTTCATCGGTCCCGCCAAGATCGGCCAATGGCTGCAGATCGAGCCGGAGGTGATCAAGGTCGGCGCCAAGCTTTGCGTCGCGCAGTGTTTCGTCACCGCCGACGGCACCCGCTGCGCCCGCGCCAACGGCACGTTCAGCGTGGTGAAGGCGAAGGAGTGA
- the pobA gene encoding 4-hydroxybenzoate 3-monooxygenase — protein sequence MRTQVAIIGAGPSGLLLGQLLHKYGIDAVIVERKDPDYVLSRIRAGVLEQGMVDLLDEAGVSARLHQEALVHDGFEIAFAGKRHHIDLKGATSGKSVTVYGQTEVTRDLMQARNAAGLATIYDATDVSLHDFEGAHPKVRYVKDGTTREIVCDFIAGCDGFHGISRQSVPASAVQSFERVYPFGWLGLLSDTPPVSPELIYVNHDRGFALCSMRSMHRSRYYVQCPLTDDVADWSDDRFWDELKSRLDPETAGKLVTGPSIEKSIAPLRSFVAEPMRFGRLFLAGDAAHIVPPTGAKGLNLAASDVYYLSRAMREYYAEKSEAGIDAYSANALRRVWKAERFSWWMTSQLHRFPDSDAFSQRIQTAELDYLVNSKAAITSLAENYVGLPY from the coding sequence ATGCGGACACAAGTGGCCATCATCGGCGCGGGTCCGTCCGGACTGCTGCTCGGCCAGCTGCTGCACAAATACGGCATCGACGCCGTCATCGTGGAACGCAAGGATCCGGACTACGTGCTGTCGCGGATTCGTGCCGGCGTGCTCGAGCAAGGCATGGTCGATCTGCTCGACGAGGCCGGCGTCTCTGCCCGCTTGCATCAGGAAGCGCTGGTGCACGATGGCTTCGAGATCGCATTCGCCGGCAAGCGGCATCACATCGATCTGAAGGGCGCGACCAGCGGCAAGAGCGTCACCGTGTATGGCCAGACCGAGGTCACCCGCGACCTGATGCAAGCGCGCAATGCCGCCGGCCTTGCCACGATCTATGATGCCACCGACGTCAGCCTGCACGATTTCGAAGGCGCCCATCCCAAGGTGCGCTACGTCAAGGACGGCACCACGCGCGAGATCGTGTGCGATTTCATCGCCGGCTGCGACGGCTTCCACGGCATCAGCCGGCAGAGCGTGCCGGCCAGCGCGGTGCAGTCGTTCGAGCGGGTGTATCCGTTCGGCTGGCTCGGATTGCTGTCTGACACCCCGCCGGTGTCGCCCGAGCTGATCTACGTCAACCACGACCGCGGCTTTGCGCTGTGCTCGATGCGCTCGATGCACCGCAGCCGCTATTACGTGCAGTGCCCGCTCACCGACGACGTCGCCGACTGGAGCGACGATCGGTTCTGGGACGAGCTGAAGAGCCGGCTCGATCCGGAGACCGCCGGCAAACTGGTCACCGGTCCGTCGATCGAAAAGAGCATCGCGCCGCTGCGTTCGTTCGTCGCCGAGCCGATGCGGTTCGGCCGGCTGTTCCTCGCCGGCGACGCCGCCCACATCGTGCCGCCGACCGGCGCCAAGGGCCTCAACCTCGCCGCCAGCGACGTGTACTACCTGTCGCGTGCCATGCGTGAATACTACGCCGAGAAGTCGGAGGCCGGCATCGATGCCTATTCGGCCAACGCGCTGCGCCGGGTGTGGAAGGCCGAGCGGTTCTCCTGGTGGATGACCTCGCAGCTCCACCGCTTCCCCGACAGCGACGCCTTCTCCCAGCGCATCCAGACCGCCGAACTGGACTACCTGGTCAACTCCAAGGCCGCGATCACCTCGCTGGCGGAAAACTACGTCGGCCTGCCGTATTGA